In the Streptomyces fradiae ATCC 10745 = DSM 40063 genome, one interval contains:
- a CDS encoding pirin family protein: MSNTETRPAELVCGSEAAEAPRPRVDVLTAREVPLGGPRAMTVRRTLPQRARTLIGAWCFADHYGPDDVSRTGGMDVAPHPHTGLQTVSWLFSGEIEHRDSLGSHAFVRPGEVNLMTGGHGISHSEVSTPRTTVLHGVQLWVALPDAHRDAPRDFQHHVPEPVPFDGGEARVFLGSLLGATSPVRTFTPLLGAELTLAPGASAVLDVDTAFEHGVLVDAGDVRLDGTPLRPAELGYAAPGRTTLTLANDGTGPARLVLLGGPPFGEEIVMWWNFVGRSHQDIVEAREDWANASDRFGAVRGYDGGRLPAPALPNATIRPRRNPAPPAHPPTPPRTTA; encoded by the coding sequence GTGAGCAACACGGAAACACGCCCCGCCGAGCTGGTCTGCGGTTCGGAAGCGGCCGAGGCGCCGCGCCCCCGCGTCGACGTCCTCACCGCCCGCGAGGTCCCCCTGGGCGGCCCCCGCGCCATGACCGTGCGGCGCACCCTGCCCCAGCGGGCGCGCACGCTCATCGGCGCGTGGTGCTTCGCGGACCACTACGGCCCCGACGACGTCTCGCGGACGGGCGGCATGGACGTCGCCCCGCACCCGCACACGGGGCTGCAGACGGTGAGCTGGCTGTTCAGCGGCGAGATCGAGCACCGCGACAGCCTGGGCAGCCACGCGTTCGTACGGCCGGGCGAGGTGAACCTGATGACCGGCGGTCACGGCATCAGCCACTCCGAGGTGTCGACGCCCCGGACCACGGTCCTGCACGGCGTGCAGCTCTGGGTGGCGCTGCCGGACGCGCACCGCGACGCCCCGCGCGACTTCCAGCACCACGTGCCGGAGCCGGTGCCCTTCGACGGCGGCGAGGCGCGGGTGTTCCTGGGGTCCCTCCTGGGCGCCACCTCGCCGGTGCGGACGTTCACCCCGCTCCTGGGAGCCGAGCTGACCCTGGCCCCGGGCGCCTCGGCCGTGCTCGACGTGGACACGGCCTTCGAGCACGGCGTCCTGGTCGACGCGGGCGACGTCCGCCTCGACGGAACGCCCCTGCGCCCCGCCGAGCTGGGCTACGCCGCCCCGGGGCGCACGACGCTCACCCTGGCGAACGACGGGACCGGGCCCGCGCGGCTCGTCCTGCTGGGCGGCCCGCCGTTCGGCGAGGAGATCGTCATGTGGTGGAACTTCGTCGGCCGCTCCCACCAGGACATCGTGGAGGCGCGCGAGGACTGGGCGAACGCCTCCGACCGGTTCGGCGCCGTGCGGGGGTACGACGGCGGCCGGCTCCCCGCCCCCGCCCTGCCGAACGCCACCATCAGGCCCCGCCGGAACCCCGCCCCGCCCGCGCACCCGCCGACGCCGCCGCGGACGACCGCGTGA
- a CDS encoding metallophosphoesterase family protein — protein MELLLMSDTHVPARARAVPSEVLDLVPRVDVVVHAGDWVDTATLDLLEARARRLVAVYGNNDGPALRARLPEVARAELAGLRLAVVHETGPAAGRERRCAERFPDVDLLVFGHSHIPWDSVADDRLRLLNPGSPTDRRRQPHCTYMTATVTGGRLARVRLHRLPHPA, from the coding sequence GTGGAGTTGCTGCTGATGTCCGACACGCATGTGCCCGCGCGCGCCAGGGCCGTCCCGTCCGAGGTGCTGGACCTCGTGCCGCGCGTGGACGTCGTGGTCCACGCGGGCGACTGGGTCGACACGGCCACGCTCGACCTGCTGGAGGCGCGGGCCCGGCGGCTGGTCGCCGTGTACGGGAACAACGACGGGCCCGCCCTGCGCGCGCGGCTGCCGGAGGTGGCCCGCGCCGAACTGGCGGGACTGCGGCTGGCCGTGGTGCACGAGACCGGTCCGGCGGCGGGGCGCGAGCGGCGCTGCGCCGAGCGGTTCCCCGACGTGGACCTGCTCGTCTTCGGCCACAGCCATATCCCGTGGGACTCGGTGGCGGACGACCGGCTGCGACTGCTCAATCCGGGGTCGCCGACCGACCGGCGGCGCCAGCCGCACTGCACGTACATGACCGCGACGGTCACCGGCGGCCGGCTGGCCCGCGTACGCCTCCACCGGCTGCCGCATCCCGCGTAG
- a CDS encoding MFS transporter, which produces MTQGVPSAPATVTTRVPARLDRLPWSRWHWMIVIGLGTVWILDGLEVTIVGTMAARLSEEGSGLAISSAQVTGVAAALYVTGACTGALLFGWLTDRYGRKKLFLVTLVVYLGATALTALSYSSWWFFLFRFLTGMGIGGEYAAINSAVDELIPGKYRGRVDLIINGSFWLGALGGSLLSVVLLDTDVLPRDVGWRVSFGLGVVLGFGVLLVRRHVPESPRWMFLHGRAEEADRIVGAVEREVVRETGRPLPEPAGEITVRRQYGVGFGEIARTLVRTYPRRAVLGLALFVGQAFLYNAVTFGFGAILAAFYDVPSGSTGYFFAVIALGNFLGPLLLGPLFDTWGRRPMIAGTYLLSAGLLFATAWLFGRGLLTAATLTACWCVVLFFASAGASSAYLTVSEVFPMETRAMAIAFFYAVGTAAGGISGPLVFAGLTESGAVADTVLAFCLGAGVMAVGGVTAAFLAVPAEGRSLEDIATPLSVHEAPSRPGTTRPEAPLRG; this is translated from the coding sequence ATGACCCAGGGCGTACCGTCGGCCCCGGCGACGGTGACGACGCGGGTACCCGCCCGCCTGGACCGGCTGCCGTGGTCCCGCTGGCACTGGATGATCGTGATCGGCCTCGGCACCGTGTGGATCCTCGACGGACTCGAGGTCACCATCGTCGGCACCATGGCCGCCCGCCTCTCCGAGGAGGGCAGCGGACTCGCCATCAGCAGCGCCCAGGTCACGGGGGTCGCAGCCGCGCTGTACGTCACCGGGGCCTGCACGGGGGCGCTGCTCTTCGGGTGGCTGACCGACCGCTACGGCCGCAAGAAGCTGTTCCTCGTGACCCTGGTCGTCTACCTGGGCGCGACCGCGCTGACGGCGCTGTCGTACTCCTCCTGGTGGTTCTTCCTGTTCCGCTTCCTGACCGGCATGGGCATCGGCGGCGAGTACGCGGCGATCAACTCGGCCGTCGACGAGCTGATACCCGGCAAGTACCGGGGCCGGGTCGATCTGATCATCAACGGCAGCTTCTGGCTGGGCGCGCTCGGCGGCTCCCTGCTGTCCGTCGTCCTGCTGGACACGGACGTGCTGCCCAGGGACGTCGGCTGGCGGGTCTCCTTCGGTCTCGGCGTGGTGCTGGGCTTCGGGGTGCTCCTGGTCCGGCGGCACGTGCCGGAGAGCCCGCGCTGGATGTTCCTCCACGGCCGCGCGGAGGAGGCCGACCGGATCGTCGGCGCCGTGGAGCGCGAGGTGGTGCGGGAGACCGGCCGGCCGCTGCCGGAGCCGGCCGGGGAGATCACGGTCCGGCGGCAGTACGGCGTCGGCTTCGGCGAGATCGCCCGGACCCTGGTGCGGACCTACCCGCGCCGGGCGGTGCTGGGCCTCGCCCTCTTCGTCGGGCAGGCCTTCCTCTACAACGCCGTCACCTTCGGTTTCGGCGCCATCCTGGCCGCCTTCTACGACGTGCCGAGCGGGTCGACCGGGTACTTCTTCGCCGTGATCGCGCTGGGCAACTTCCTCGGGCCGCTGCTGCTGGGGCCGCTGTTCGACACCTGGGGCCGCCGCCCGATGATCGCCGGCACCTATCTGCTCTCCGCGGGTCTGCTGTTCGCCACCGCCTGGCTGTTCGGGCGGGGGCTGCTGACGGCGGCCACGCTGACGGCGTGCTGGTGCGTGGTGCTGTTCTTCGCCTCGGCCGGCGCCAGTTCGGCGTATCTGACGGTCAGCGAGGTCTTCCCGATGGAGACCCGCGCCATGGCCATCGCCTTCTTCTACGCGGTCGGCACGGCGGCGGGCGGGATCTCCGGCCCGCTCGTCTTCGCCGGCCTCACCGAGAGCGGCGCGGTCGCCGACACGGTGCTCGCCTTCTGCCTCGGCGCGGGCGTCATGGCGGTGGGCGGCGTGACCGCGGCCTTCCTGGCCGTGCCGGCCGAGGGCCGCTCCCTGGAGGACATCGCGACCCCCCTCTCCGTCCACGAGGCGCCGTCGCGCCCCGGCACCACGCGCCCCGAGGCGCCGCTGCGCGGCTGA
- a CDS encoding LLM class flavin-dependent oxidoreductase: protein MQFGVFTVGDVTTDPTDGSTPTEHQRIKATLAIARKAEEVGLDVFATGEHHNPPFVPSSPTTLLGYLAAVTERITLSTSTTLITTNDPVRIAEEYAYLQHLADGRVDLMMGRGNTAPVYPWFGKDIRQGIPLALENYALLHRLWREDVVDWEGRFRTPLQGFTATPRPLDGVPPFVWHGSIRSPEIAEQAAYYGDGFFHNNIFWPMSHTRQMVALYRERFAHHGHGAPEQAIVGLGGQVFMRRNSQDAVREFRPYFDNAPVYGHGPSLEEFTEQTPLTVGSPHQVVERTLDFREAVGDYQRQLFLMDHAGLPLKTVLEQLDILGEEVVPVLRKEFASMRPPGVPESAPVHPAVTARRTPGEHQERRAG from the coding sequence ATGCAGTTCGGCGTCTTCACGGTCGGTGACGTCACGACCGACCCGACCGACGGGAGCACTCCCACCGAGCACCAGCGGATCAAGGCCACCCTCGCCATCGCCCGCAAGGCCGAGGAGGTCGGCCTCGACGTGTTCGCCACCGGCGAGCACCACAACCCGCCCTTCGTCCCCTCCTCGCCGACCACCCTCCTCGGCTACCTCGCCGCCGTCACCGAGCGGATCACCCTCTCCACGTCGACCACGCTGATCACCACCAACGACCCGGTCCGGATCGCGGAGGAGTACGCCTACCTCCAGCACCTCGCCGACGGAAGGGTCGACCTCATGATGGGGCGCGGGAACACCGCCCCGGTCTACCCCTGGTTCGGGAAGGACATCCGCCAGGGCATCCCGCTGGCCCTCGAGAACTACGCGCTGCTCCACCGGCTCTGGCGGGAGGACGTGGTCGACTGGGAGGGTCGCTTCCGCACCCCGCTGCAGGGCTTCACCGCCACCCCGCGCCCGCTCGACGGCGTGCCGCCCTTCGTGTGGCACGGCTCGATACGCTCCCCGGAGATCGCCGAGCAGGCCGCCTACTACGGTGACGGCTTCTTCCACAACAACATCTTCTGGCCCATGTCCCACACCCGGCAGATGGTCGCGCTTTACCGGGAACGGTTCGCGCACCACGGGCACGGCGCGCCCGAACAGGCCATCGTGGGCCTCGGGGGCCAGGTGTTCATGCGCAGGAACTCGCAGGACGCCGTGAGGGAGTTCCGCCCGTACTTCGACAACGCCCCCGTCTACGGCCACGGGCCGTCGCTGGAGGAGTTCACCGAGCAGACCCCGCTCACCGTCGGCTCGCCGCACCAGGTCGTCGAACGCACCCTGGACTTCCGCGAGGCGGTCGGCGACTACCAGAGGCAGCTGTTCCTGATGGACCACGCGGGGCTGCCGCTCAAGACGGTGCTCGAACAGCTCGACATCCTGGGCGAGGAGGTCGTCCCGGTACTCCGCAAGGAGTTCGCGAGCATGCGCCCGCCGGGCGTCCCGGAGTCGGCGCCCGTCCACCCGGCCGTCACCGCCCGCCGGACGCCCGGCGAGCACCAGGAGCGCCGGGCCGGCTGA
- a CDS encoding GNAT family N-acetyltransferase encodes MPGRSRYEIHVGGVPVGRTVYLDRGGQRVFHHTRIEDAFGGRGLAGRLVQGALEDTRASGMRIVPVCPYVGKYLEKHGGTYGDITDPVTPDVLDWLDRRLACPGAGPDGCAAARRGAGLDASPHPGPCRPDRTGPRPGRAAADPRAAGARWDGVGRPRTPPGVTPRSGRAAPPLPVAARRRTGGDGAGRLASGGWSCC; translated from the coding sequence GTGCCCGGGCGAAGCCGGTACGAGATCCACGTGGGCGGCGTTCCGGTGGGCCGCACGGTCTACCTCGACCGGGGCGGGCAGCGGGTGTTCCACCACACGCGGATCGAGGACGCCTTCGGCGGGCGGGGCCTGGCCGGCCGGCTCGTCCAGGGCGCGCTGGAGGACACGCGCGCCTCCGGCATGCGGATCGTGCCGGTCTGCCCGTATGTCGGGAAGTACCTGGAGAAGCACGGCGGGACGTACGGCGACATCACCGACCCGGTCACCCCTGACGTCCTGGACTGGCTGGACCGGCGGCTCGCCTGCCCCGGCGCGGGGCCGGACGGCTGCGCAGCGGCGCGCCGGGGCGCCGGGCTCGACGCATCGCCTCACCCGGGTCCCTGCCGCCCCGACCGGACGGGACCGCGGCCGGGTCGGGCCGCCGCCGACCCCCGCGCGGCCGGGGCCCGGTGGGACGGCGTCGGGCGGCCCCGGACTCCGCCCGGCGTCACCCCCCGGTCCGGCAGGGCGGCACCTCCCCTCCCGGTCGCCGCGCGGCGCCGCACGGGTGGGGACGGGGCCGGTCGGCTAGCGTCGGGCGGGTGGAGTTGCTGCTGA
- a CDS encoding GNAT family N-acetyltransferase, with amino-acid sequence MSHDHHAGTALSVGHEDHDLAERLSKGLDAYNFAATGTSLADQGALSVRAVDGAGGLVGGLTAWTWGGLLGVEMLWVREDSRRGGWGGRLLEAAEEEARRRGCDRACVSSFTFQAPDFYRRHGYVETGRTPGIPGGAEDVHLFKRLV; translated from the coding sequence ATGTCGCATGATCATCACGCCGGTACGGCGCTGAGCGTCGGCCACGAGGACCACGACCTCGCCGAACGGCTGTCGAAGGGGCTCGACGCGTACAACTTCGCCGCGACCGGAACGTCCCTCGCCGACCAGGGCGCCCTGTCGGTCCGGGCGGTCGACGGGGCGGGCGGGCTCGTCGGCGGGCTGACCGCCTGGACGTGGGGCGGGCTGCTCGGCGTCGAGATGCTGTGGGTGCGCGAGGACAGCCGGCGCGGCGGCTGGGGCGGGAGGCTGCTGGAGGCGGCCGAGGAGGAGGCGCGGCGGCGGGGATGCGACCGCGCCTGCGTGTCGTCGTTCACCTTCCAGGCCCCGGACTTCTACCGGCGCCACGGCTACGTCGAGACCGGCCGGACGCCCGGCATCCCGGGCGGCGCCGAGGACGTCCACCTGTTCAAGAGGCTCGTGTAG
- a CDS encoding MarR family winged helix-turn-helix transcriptional regulator produces the protein MVANPTSSAHGPADAAARAAGEVIELLEILWEHGREMVSPAPVSATQLKVLYALEREDGINLRTLCELLGSAPSSVSRLCDRLEALGFVERFPSSVSRRELELRLTGRAKAYLGDLRARREEVLTAAIAAMPPSARASLLEGLHGFRASLEGRRPVHLRQAKLPNAESA, from the coding sequence ATGGTCGCCAACCCCACCTCGTCCGCGCACGGGCCCGCTGACGCCGCGGCGCGGGCGGCGGGCGAGGTCATCGAACTGCTGGAGATCCTCTGGGAGCACGGCCGCGAGATGGTCTCCCCCGCCCCCGTCTCGGCCACCCAGCTCAAGGTGCTGTACGCCCTGGAGCGGGAGGACGGGATCAACCTGCGCACCCTGTGCGAACTGCTCGGCTCGGCGCCCTCGTCGGTGAGCCGGCTGTGCGACCGGCTGGAGGCCCTGGGATTCGTGGAGCGGTTCCCCAGCTCGGTCAGCCGGCGGGAGCTGGAGCTGCGGCTGACCGGCCGGGCGAAGGCGTACCTCGGCGACCTGCGGGCGCGCCGGGAGGAGGTGCTGACGGCGGCCATCGCCGCGATGCCGCCGTCGGCGCGCGCGTCGCTGCTGGAGGGGCTGCACGGCTTCCGGGCGTCGCTGGAGGGACGGCGCCCCGTCCATCTGCGGCAGGCGAAGCTGCCGAACGCCGAGTCGGCCTGA
- a CDS encoding HAMP domain-containing protein produces the protein MADTVRNPQPARSRTRQKDAVGEQELRRLLAGLTAVRDGDFGTRLPEGAEGLLGEIATVFNGMVDQLSLFTSEVTRVAREVGTEGTLGGQAVVPGVSGTWKDLTDNVNAMAGNLTTQVRDIAQVATAVAKGDLSQKIDVDARGEILELKNTINTMVDQLSGFADEVTRVAREVGTEGRLGGQADVKGVSGTWRDLTDSVNFMAGNLTSQVRSIAQVATAVAKGDLSQKIDVDARGEILELKNTINTMVDQLSAFADEVTRVAREVGTEGRLGGQADVKGVSGTWKDLTESVNVMADNLTAQVRSIAEVTTAVARGDLSQKIRVDARGEILALKETINTMVDQLSAFADEVTRVAREVGTEGNLGGQATVRGVSGTWKDLTDNVNVMASNLTGQVRSIAQVATAVAKGDLSQKITVEAKGEVAALAGVINTMVDTLSAFADEVTRVAREVGTEGILGGQARVPNVAGTWKDLTDNVNSMANNLTGQVRNIALVTTAVANGDLSKKIDVDARGEILELKTTINTMVDQLSSFAAEVTRVAREVGSEGRLGGQAEVEGVSGTWKRLTENVNELAGNLTRQVRAIAEVASAVAEGDLTRSITVEASGEVAQLKDNINAMVESLRETTRANHEQDWLKTSLAHISGLMQGHRDLPTVAGLVMDELTPLVSAQYGGFYLAEEAADGIELRLVGAYGRPAGDRQPDRFRLGEALVGQAALSRRTIVADGVPGQYISITSGLGEMTPGSVIVLPITAEEQVLGVIELASFTPFTPVHRDFLEQLMEMLGVNVNTIVANARTDELLEESQRLASELQARSEELQVQQDELQRSNAELEEKAALLADRNRDIERKNLEIEQARQELEARAQQLSLASKYKSEFLANMSHELRTPLNSLLILAQLLAQNPTRNLTPKQVEYAGIIHSAGSDLLQLINDILDLSKVEAGKMDINPERVPLRGLLDYVEATFRPMTTQKGLDFAITTAPGVPTDLLTDDSRLRQILRNLLSNAVKFTEQGRVELYIEPVPDGQVPASVSRAEGPVAAFRVRDTGIGIAEEQLESIFGAFQQADGTTSRKYGGTGLGLSISREIAHLLGGAVTAESVPGQGSTFTLYLPVAHPEFRTGTVPAQLQAAEEPAHSEPPAAGSRRGAIAPRPRSTRRLLVIEERPRGLLSLVAESAVAEVGGGESHHDDGVDLEVIAAVGAQEAAAALATEPFHCVVLELDMADGDALRFLDAMDGDAALRTVPVLAHTNRRHDSAQERVLRERAGQRPLEVLSSLDELRERIALHLSAEQPGNVVVPLVRAEEPAAPAPEQEVDDVLRGRTVLVVDDDARNLYALSGILELHGLRVLHAENGRKSIDTLREHPETDLVLMDVMMPEMDGYAATAEIRRMPEYAELPVIAVTAKAMPGDREKSLMSGASDYVTKPVDAVDLIARVRHWMPVRGAAEAAR, from the coding sequence ATGGCTGACACGGTCCGGAACCCCCAACCGGCGCGATCGCGCACGCGTCAGAAGGACGCGGTCGGCGAACAGGAGCTGCGCAGGCTGCTGGCCGGGCTGACGGCCGTACGGGACGGAGACTTCGGCACGCGGCTGCCGGAGGGCGCTGAGGGCCTCCTCGGTGAGATCGCCACGGTCTTCAACGGCATGGTCGACCAGCTGTCCCTCTTCACCTCGGAGGTGACGCGCGTCGCGCGCGAGGTCGGCACCGAGGGCACACTCGGCGGCCAGGCCGTCGTCCCCGGTGTCTCCGGCACCTGGAAGGACCTCACCGACAACGTCAACGCCATGGCGGGCAACCTCACCACGCAGGTGCGGGACATCGCGCAGGTGGCCACGGCCGTGGCCAAGGGCGATCTGTCGCAGAAGATCGACGTGGACGCGCGCGGCGAGATCCTGGAGCTGAAGAACACCATCAACACGATGGTCGACCAGCTCTCCGGCTTCGCGGACGAGGTGACCCGCGTCGCGCGGGAGGTGGGCACCGAGGGCCGCCTCGGCGGTCAGGCCGACGTCAAGGGCGTCTCCGGCACCTGGCGGGACCTCACCGACTCGGTGAACTTCATGGCGGGCAACCTCACCTCGCAGGTGCGGTCGATCGCGCAGGTGGCCACGGCGGTCGCCAAGGGCGATCTGTCGCAGAAGATCGACGTGGACGCGCGCGGCGAGATCCTGGAGCTGAAGAACACCATCAACACGATGGTCGACCAGCTGTCCGCGTTCGCGGACGAGGTGACCCGCGTCGCGCGGGAGGTGGGCACCGAGGGCCGCCTCGGCGGTCAGGCCGACGTCAAGGGCGTCTCCGGCACGTGGAAGGACCTCACCGAGTCCGTCAACGTCATGGCGGACAACCTCACCGCCCAGGTGCGGTCCATCGCCGAGGTCACCACCGCCGTCGCGCGGGGCGACCTGTCGCAGAAGATCCGGGTGGACGCGCGCGGCGAGATCCTCGCCCTGAAGGAGACCATCAACACGATGGTCGACCAGCTCTCCGCGTTCGCCGACGAGGTGACCCGTGTCGCCCGCGAGGTCGGCACCGAGGGCAACCTCGGCGGCCAGGCCACCGTCCGCGGCGTCTCCGGCACGTGGAAGGACCTCACGGACAACGTCAACGTGATGGCGTCCAACCTCACCGGACAGGTCCGGTCCATCGCGCAGGTGGCCACCGCGGTCGCCAAGGGCGACCTGTCGCAGAAGATCACCGTCGAGGCCAAGGGCGAGGTCGCCGCCCTCGCCGGCGTCATCAACACCATGGTCGACACGCTCTCCGCGTTCGCGGACGAGGTGACCCGCGTCGCCCGCGAGGTCGGCACCGAGGGAATCCTCGGCGGCCAGGCCCGCGTGCCCAACGTCGCCGGGACGTGGAAGGACCTCACGGACAACGTCAACTCGATGGCGAACAACCTGACCGGCCAGGTCCGCAACATCGCCCTCGTCACCACCGCCGTCGCCAACGGCGACCTGTCGAAGAAGATCGACGTCGACGCGCGCGGCGAGATCCTCGAACTGAAGACGACCATCAACACCATGGTCGACCAGCTCTCCTCCTTCGCCGCCGAGGTCACCCGCGTCGCCCGCGAGGTCGGCAGCGAGGGCCGGCTCGGCGGGCAGGCCGAGGTGGAGGGCGTCTCCGGCACCTGGAAGCGGCTCACGGAGAACGTCAACGAGCTGGCCGGCAACCTCACCCGCCAGGTCCGCGCCATCGCCGAGGTCGCCAGCGCGGTCGCCGAGGGCGACCTGACCCGCTCCATCACGGTCGAGGCGTCCGGCGAGGTGGCCCAGCTCAAGGACAACATCAACGCGATGGTGGAGTCCCTGCGCGAGACCACCCGCGCCAACCACGAGCAGGACTGGCTCAAGACGAGCCTCGCCCACATCTCCGGCCTGATGCAGGGCCACCGCGACCTGCCCACCGTGGCCGGCCTGGTCATGGACGAGCTGACCCCGCTCGTGTCCGCCCAGTACGGCGGCTTCTACCTCGCCGAGGAGGCCGCCGACGGCATCGAGCTGCGGCTGGTCGGCGCGTACGGGCGGCCCGCCGGCGACAGGCAGCCGGACCGCTTCCGCCTGGGCGAGGCCCTGGTGGGCCAGGCCGCCCTGAGCCGCCGCACCATCGTCGCGGACGGCGTGCCCGGCCAGTACATCAGCATCACCTCCGGCCTGGGCGAGATGACGCCCGGCAGCGTCATCGTCCTGCCGATCACCGCCGAGGAGCAGGTCCTCGGCGTGATCGAGCTGGCCTCGTTCACCCCCTTCACCCCCGTGCACCGCGACTTCCTCGAGCAGCTCATGGAGATGCTCGGCGTCAACGTCAACACGATCGTCGCCAACGCCCGCACGGACGAGCTGCTGGAGGAGTCGCAGCGGCTCGCCTCCGAACTCCAGGCCCGCTCGGAGGAGCTGCAGGTCCAGCAGGACGAACTGCAGCGCTCCAACGCCGAGCTGGAGGAGAAGGCGGCCCTCCTCGCCGACCGCAACCGCGACATCGAGCGCAAGAACCTGGAGATCGAGCAGGCCCGCCAGGAGCTGGAGGCGCGGGCCCAGCAGCTCTCCCTCGCGTCGAAGTACAAGTCCGAGTTCCTGGCCAACATGAGCCACGAACTGCGCACCCCGCTCAACAGCCTCCTCATCCTCGCCCAGCTCCTCGCGCAGAACCCCACGCGCAACCTGACGCCCAAGCAGGTCGAGTACGCGGGCATCATCCACTCGGCCGGCTCCGACCTGCTCCAGCTCATCAACGACATCCTCGACCTGTCCAAGGTCGAGGCGGGCAAGATGGACATCAACCCCGAGCGCGTCCCGCTGCGCGGGCTGCTGGACTACGTCGAGGCGACGTTCCGCCCGATGACCACGCAGAAGGGCCTGGACTTCGCCATCACCACGGCGCCCGGCGTCCCCACCGACCTGCTCACCGACGACTCCCGGCTCCGCCAGATCCTGCGCAACCTGCTGTCCAACGCGGTGAAGTTCACCGAGCAGGGCCGCGTCGAGCTGTACATCGAGCCCGTCCCGGACGGCCAGGTCCCCGCCTCCGTCTCCCGGGCCGAGGGCCCCGTCGCCGCGTTCCGGGTCAGGGACACCGGCATCGGCATCGCCGAGGAGCAGCTGGAGAGCATCTTCGGCGCCTTCCAGCAGGCCGACGGCACGACCAGCCGCAAGTACGGCGGCACCGGCCTCGGCCTGTCCATCAGCCGGGAGATCGCGCACCTGCTCGGCGGTGCCGTCACCGCCGAGAGCGTGCCCGGACAGGGCAGCACCTTCACCCTCTACCTGCCCGTCGCCCATCCGGAGTTCCGCACCGGCACCGTCCCCGCGCAGCTGCAGGCGGCGGAGGAGCCCGCGCACTCCGAGCCCCCGGCCGCCGGGTCCCGCCGCGGCGCCATCGCCCCGCGTCCGCGCTCCACGCGCCGCCTGCTGGTGATCGAGGAGCGCCCGCGCGGCCTGCTGTCCCTCGTCGCCGAGAGCGCCGTCGCCGAGGTCGGCGGCGGGGAGTCCCACCACGACGACGGGGTGGACCTGGAGGTCATCGCCGCCGTCGGCGCCCAGGAGGCCGCCGCCGCCCTCGCGACGGAGCCCTTCCACTGCGTCGTGCTGGAGCTCGACATGGCCGACGGCGACGCCCTGCGGTTCCTCGACGCCATGGACGGCGACGCGGCCCTGCGCACCGTCCCGGTCCTCGCCCACACCAACCGCCGCCACGACAGCGCCCAGGAGCGGGTCCTGCGCGAGCGGGCGGGGCAGCGCCCGCTGGAGGTCCTCTCCAGCCTGGACGAGCTGCGCGAGCGCATCGCCCTGCACCTCTCCGCCGAACAGCCGGGCAACGTCGTCGTGCCGCTCGTCCGTGCGGAGGAGCCGGCCGCGCCCGCGCCCGAGCAGGAGGTCGACGACGTCCTGCGCGGCCGCACCGTGCTCGTCGTGGACGACGACGCCCGCAACCTCTACGCGCTCAGCGGCATCCTGGAGCTCCACGGCCTGCGGGTGCTGCACGCGGAGAACGGCCGCAAGAGCATCGACACGCTGCGCGAGCACCCGGAGACCGACCTCGTCCTGATGGACGTGATGATGCCGGAGATGGACGGGTACGCGGCGACCGCCGAGATCCGCCGCATGCCCGAGTACGCCGAGCTGCCCGTCATCGCGGTCACCGCGAAGGCGATGCCCGGCGACCGGGAGAAGAGCCTCATGTCGGGCGCCAGCGACTACGTCACCAAGCCGGTCGACGCGGTCGACCTGATCGCCCGCGTCCGCCACTGGATGCCCGTCCGCGGCGCCGCGGAGGCCGCCCGATGA